TCGCGACTTGCACGCGTGTCTAGCTGATTAAAAAACAAAGATCCTCCCGTTGGCCAGAAACAAGCAACGCTCGCTTCCGACCAGCGGGAGGACCTTGGAAGATCACTCCCCCATACAGCCCCGAGAACAGTACGAAGTACCTAGCTTCTTAACCAGTCCCGGACCGCCGGATTACAAATCTCCGGCTGCTCGGCAAACGGCAGATGCCCTACCCCCGGCAGCACCATCAACCGCGCCTCCGGCAGCAACTCCCGCAGCCGCTGCGCCGAGGCCAGCCCCACCGCCCGATCCCTATCGCCCCAGATCAGCAGAGTCGGAATAACAGCCACTGCATCCAGCACCCGCAGCAGGCTGGACATATCCTCGCCCCAGCCGCGCACGATCCGCAGCACATGCTCCACCATCGTCGCGTCCAGCCAGTTCGTATAGCCTTCGAGCGCGCCCTCGGCCACGCGGTTCGGATCGCCGTACATCCGGCTCAGAGCCGTGGCATGGAGCTTACGCGGCAGCGATGGGATCCTGCGCGCAAACCAGCCGCCTACCGGCGTCCGGTAAAAGGAGATCAGTTGCTTGCCCAGGTCGCAGAACGGATTCGCCGGAGCAAACAGCACCAGCCGCCGCACCCGCTCCGGGTGCCGAGCCGCCAGCATCATCACAATCGCGCCGCCGTGCGAGTGTCCGGCCACATCGGCATCGGCCAGCCCCAGTGCGTCCATGCAGTCCGCCAGCCGGTCCGCCGTCGCCTCCAGGCTGGCATCCAGCCCCGGAACCCGCTCCGATTCGCCCATATTGAACAAATCCACCGCGTAAACCGTAGCGCTCTTGGACAGAAAATCTATATTCTGATTCCAGTTCCCTGCTGAGCCGACAAGTCCATGAACCAGCAAAAGAGCCGGACCGGAGCCAGCGCGCCGATAATGCACACGCATCCCCTCCACCATGACAAATCCGTCCGTCAGACCCAGCACTGTCGCGACCTCACCCTTACGAAAGTTGGGCGCGGTCCCACAGTCCGCGCTGTCTCAATGTTACAGGATTATTAATCTATCTTGCGCATAAAATTGAAGAGGTTTCATTCGTCCAAGACATTACACAAGTAGAAGTGCCACATTAGAAGTGCAACAAGAAACGTCGACAGTTGATATGTAAAACAATATACTGATATTGTTTTCGGTATTAATATTTCAATTGCCTCGTAACTCTTTTGATTCTGGCCATTTTGGGTTTGGTCCTCAACTTGCTCCATTTTAATGATCAAGGCTAATGAAGAACGCAGTCCAATCTCGGATACTTGCCGTCGTCCTCGCAGCGGTAACGCTGGCGGCGTGCGTTCTCGCAGGTCTGAACCTTGCCCAGGAAAGCTCTTATGAGGAGCCAACTGACGGCATCTGGTGGGTAGAGGCCACGGGCGGACTCTGCGCCCAGCAGGTCCCCGCCGACTCGCCCGGCCAGCGCGCAGGCATCCGCGCAGGCGACGTCCTCCAGTCCGTCGACGAGATCCCCACCCCCCGTCTGGCCCCGCTCATGCGCGAGATCTACCACATGGGCAGTTGGTCGCACGCCACCTACACCATTGCGCGCAATCCCCAGCGTTGCCAGATCGGCCCGCACTCCACCCGGCTGGACATCCAGGTCATCCTCGAGCCCACCGACCGCAGCATCAACCAAGGGTTGCGTCTCATCGCCCTCGTCTACCTGCTGATCGGCCTCTACGTCCTCTTTCGCCGTTGGACCGCGCCGAAGTCAGTTCACTTCTATGTCTTCTGCCTGGTCTCGTTCGTCCTCTACTCGTTCAAGTTCACCAGCAAGTTCGATACGCTGGACCAGTTCATCTATTGGTCGAACATTATCGCCACAGCGCTTCAGCCCGCGCTGTTTCTGCACTTCGCGGTCAGCTTCTCGGAGTCAGCCGATCCCCGCCGCCTGACCGGCCGCCGTATCTTGACCGGCCTGCTTTACTTGCCCGCGGTCTACCTGGTCGGACTGCACTTCACCGCCATCCGCTACTGGTCCGCGACAGAGCTGCTGAAGCACCGGATCGACAAGATCGACTACGCCTACATGGCCTTCTACTATGTAGTCGCGGCCATCCTCTTCTTCCTGCGCTCGCGCTACACCGAGTCCACGCTGCAACGCCAGCAACTCAAGTGGCTCACGCGCGGCACCCTTGTCGTGGCGGTTCCGTTCACTCTGCTCTACGTCCTTCCCTTCCTGCTCGACCTCACGGTCCCGACGCTCTTCGCCAACATTGTCCGGCTCTCGTTCGTGGTGCTGCCGCTCACGTTCTCGTGGGCCATCGTCCGCTACCGCCTGATGGACGTGGACCTCATCTTCAAGCGCGGCGTCACCTACACGCTGGCGACAGCGGCGCTGGCGGGTCTCTACTTCGGCATCGTCGCGGTCTCGGCTGAGACGGTTCACTCGCGCCTGCAAAATACCAAGGCCCAGAGCCACGACGTATGGGGCTTGCTCGCCGCCATCGTGGCCACTGCTCTCATCTTCGAGCCGCTCAAGAAGGCCATCCAGGCCCGGGTCGATCGAGTTTTCGACCAGAAGCGCTTCGACTACCGCGAGACCCTCGTGGACTTCGGCCGTTCGCTCAACTCGCAGACCGACCTCCGCGCCCTGGTTGACTCCATTGTCGAGCGCCTGCCCCAGACCCTGCTCGTCACCCGGGTAGCTGTCTTCCTGACGCCCGAGGACGACTCCAGCCAGCGCCTCCAACTGGCGGCCTCGCACGGCCTCGGCAACCTCCACGCCGCCGAGCTGGAGTCGCTCGACCTCGGCTTCCTCGACTTCGACGCCCCCGACGCCAACACCCACATCTTCCTCGAGAACCCGCAGCAGGTGCTGCGCCTGCCCGACTCCGAACGCCACGCCGCCGCCCGTCTCGACCTGAACTACTACCTCCCCTGCCGCGTGGCCAACCGGCAAGGCCCCGGCACGCGCACCGTAGCCATCATTGGCCTCGGCCGCACCACAGGCGGCGACTTCCTCTCCTCCGAGGACATGGAGGTGCTCGAATCACTCGCCGGATACATCGGCATCGCCATCCAGAATGCGCAGCTCTACCGCCGCCTGGAGCAGAAGATCAACGACTTCGAGCGCCTCACCGACTTCAACCAAAATATCGTCGAGTCCATCGACATCGGCATCCTCGCCGTCGATCTCGACGACAACATTGAGTCCTGGAACACGCGCATGGAGGTCATGTTCGCCCGCCCTCGCGCCGAGGCACTGCGCCGTCCTCTCTCCGAGATATTCTCCGCAGAGTTCCTCTCCCGCTTCGACGCTGCGCGCGACGAACACGGCACCCACACCCTCTATAAGTTCCGGCTGGCGCTGCCCAACGGCGAATCTCGCATCGCCAACATCGCCATCGCCCCTCTCGTCACCAAGAGCTTTCAGACCATCGGCCGCATCATCCTGGTCGACGACATCACCGACCGCATCGAGCTGGAGAACCAGCTTACGCAGTCCGAGAAGCTCTCGAGCATCGGCCTACTCGCCGCCGGGGTCGCGCACGAGGTCAACACGCCGCTGGCCGTCATCTCCAGCTACACCCAGATGCTGACCAAGCAGCTACGCGACGACACGCGTCTGGCCCCGGTCCTCGAAAAGATCACCCAGCAGACCTTCCGCGCCTCCGAGATCGTCAACGGCCTGCTCAACTTCTCGCGCACCAGCGGCACCGAGTTCACCTCCATCGACCTGAACCAGCTCCTGCGCGACTCCTCCATCCTGCTCGAGCACCAGTTCAAAACCGCGCAGATCCACGTCGGCCTGCATCTTTCTTCCACACTTCCTCTGGTTCAGGGCAACCAGGGCAAGCTCCAGCAGGTTATTCTTAACCTGTTACTCAACGCCAAGGACTCGATGCAGGGTGTTCGCACCGCCGCCCTTACGGTCTCAACCCAGGCCGAGGCCGGCCGTGCCGTCGTTCTCATCCGTGACACCGGCACCGGCATCGCCCGGGAGCATCTGCACCGCATCTTCGATCCGTTCTTCACCACCAAGACCAATCCCCAGGCTGGGCAGCACAAGGGAACGGGTCTGGGCCTCGCCGTTAGCTACGGCATTTTGCAAGAGCACTCGGGCAAGATCTCGGTCGAGTCCGAGCTCGGCATTGGCACCACGTTCCGCCTTGAATTTCCAGCATCGGTCCCTGTAGCAGACCCCACGGCCGCAGCTACTCCCGTGGGCGCACCATGATGGCCGCAGCTACACCGTGGTCTTCGTGGAATGTCCTCTCCCCGCCATCTTCCCTGGAACCATCCGCAGCAAAGAAGCGTAGGAAACATTAACATGTCCGCAACCGCTATCGCTCCCATCGCCGCGTCTGCAACCACTGATGTTCTTACCCGACTCCTCATCATCGACGACGAACCGTCGATCCGTGAGTCGCTTGAGACCTTGCTTACCCTGGAAGGTTTTTCCGTAACGTTGGCCCAGGACGGAGCCACGGGCCTCGATCTGCTCTCCCGCTCGGAGTACGACCTGCTCCTGCTCGACCTCGCCCTACCCGGCGAGTCCGGCATCGACCTGCTGCCGCGCATCACGCAGATGCACCCGCAGCTTCCGGTCATCATGATTACGGCCTTCGGCACCGTCGGCAACGTGGTGGACGCGATTCGCGCCGGTGCCGAGAACTTCGTGCAGAAGCCGTGGGATAACGAGAAGCTGCTCGCCGATATCCGCACCGCCATCGCGCGCCACCGCGCCGAGGCCGAGGTCGTCCAGCTCAAGCGAGCGCTCAAGAAGCGGTACAACTTCGAAAACATCGTCGGCAAGTCCGAGCCGATGCTGCGCCTCTTCGACACGGTCGCCCAGGTCGCACCCAGCCGCTCGACCATTCTTATCCAGGGAGAGTCTGGCACCGGCAAGGAGCTGATCGCCAAGGCCATCCACCAGAACTCGCCGCGCCGCGACAAGCCGTTCATCCCAGTCAACACAGGTGCGGTGCCGTCCGAGCTGCTCGAATCGACGCTCTTCGGCCACGTCAAGGGAGCCTTTACCAGCGCCATCACCTCGAAGAAGGGCCTCTTCGAGGTCGCCAACGGCGGCACGCTCTTCCTCGACGAGATCGGCACCATGAGCATGGACATGCAGGCCAAGATTCTGCGCGTGCTCCAGGACCGCCGCTTCATGCACCTCGGCGGCACCAGCGAGATCCAGGTCGACGTCCGCATCGTCGCCGCCACCAACGTCAATTTGCAGCAGGCCGTCCGCGACGGACGCTTCCGCGAAGACCTCTTCTATCGCCTGAATGTCATCTGCCTTGAACTCCCGGCCCTGCGCAGCCGCCGCGAGGACATCCCCCTGCTCTGCGCGCACTTCCTCAATTTCTATGCCGAGGAGAACGGCACCACGGTGCCGACGCTCAGCCCTGAAGCACTGCGCATCCTGATGGACTATGAGTGGCCCGGCAACGTCCGCGAGCTGGAGAACTGTATGGAACGCGGCGTGGTCCTCTGTACCACGGGTGTCATCACGCCCGACCTGCTGCCCGCGCAGCTCACCGGCAGCACCTACTCGGCCACGCTGCTCGACCATCGCCCGGATGCTTCCCTCTTCGATCTGATGGAGGAGATTGAGCGCCGCATCATCTCCGACCGCATGGAGCGGTGCCACTGGAACCAGACCGAGGCAGCCGAATATTTCAAGATCCCGTTGAGCACGCTGAACCAGAAGATCAAGCGACTGAACGTGGAGATCAAGAAGCGTCCCCGCGACTAGCCATAGAGCAGTAAACACGCGTAGCGTCCAAAACCGCACGAAGTGCCGCCCGCCCGGCGCAAGGGCGCACTTGCCATTGCTGTTGCTTGTTTTCTTGGTTGTCATTCAGGAGCGAAGCGGAGGAATCTGCTTCTGTTCTTGCTGTTGCTTCTGGGGTAGGTCCGGGCTTTAGCCCCGAGGTATGCTTTCTTCAACTTTCACCTCGATTCAAAAGCAACAACAAAAGCGCCCTCACGCCGGGCGGGCGGCACTTCGTGCGGTTCTGGACGCTACGCGTATCTCTTTCCACTAAAATAACCTCATCGTGTCCAATACCCCCCTCATCATCGGCGTCCTTGCCCTCCAAGGCGCATACGACATCCACGCCCAGCGCCTGCGCGAGCTAGGAGCCGAAGCCCGCCTCATCCGCAAGCCCGAAGAGCTTACCGGCCTCGACGGCCTCATCATCCCCGGTGGCGAGTCCACCACCTTCCTCAAACACCTCGAGCGGGCAGGTTTCTACGACACCCTCAACGCCTTCGTCCGCACCCATCCCACCTTCGGCACCTGCGCGGGCTGCATCCTGCTGGCCAAGGAGGTCTCTAACCCCGCCCAGCAATCCTTCGGCGTGCTCGACATCGCCGTCGAGCGCAACGCCTACGGCCGTCAGAACGACTCTGCCATCCTGACCGAGCCGACAAAGCTCCCCGGAGGCCCGCTCGAGATGGTCTTCATCCGCGCCCCCCGTATCTCGCGCATCGGCGCGGAGGTCGAAACCCTCGCCACCCGCAACGGAGACCCCACTCTGGTCCGCCAGGGACATCTACTCGCCGCCACCTTCCACCCCGAGCTAAGCGCCGACCCACGCGTCCACCAACTCTTTCTGGATCTGATCCGTCAAAATACCAGATGAGACTCCTCGCGCTAGCCCTTGTTTTTCTCGCCACCCAGGCCCTCGCGCAGGAGCCTCAGACACTTACGACCCGTTTCACCGAACTACTCCAGCGCTTCGACAATGGGCACAGCCCCACGCCCGACGAGATACTCGCAGCTAACGACCAGCCCCAGCCCACCCCAGGCGACCTCGCCACCGCCGTTCCCCTCATCCTCCGAGCCATCGACTCCCCCGACAAGGACGTTCGCGCCTACACCCTGACCGCCCTCGTTGGCCTCGAAGCCGCTCCGCCAACTGCCGAGCCCAAAGCCCCGGAGAACTCCCGCCCGGCCAACGCAACTCCCGTCCCGGTCCCAGTACTCGCCAGTGCCTTCAAGCCGGAGGTCGCCCGCGCCCTCGCACCGGCCATTCCCCGTTTCGGGGCGCGCCTCACCGACGAGTCCGAGACCAACCGCCTGCTCGCTGCCGCAGTCCTCGGCGGCTTCATCCCCAACCCGCCGCCGCTCGACTACGCGATCCTCTGCGCCTACCTCGCGCTCGACAACTCAGTCGGCACCACCGGGCAGGCCGTCGTCGAGGCGCTCCTCGGCCTCGGACCTGTCCCTGATGCGGCGGCCACCGCCGTCAGCAGCTACCTGCGCCGCCGCGACCAGACCGCCGACACTCGTGCCAGCCTGATCGACGCGGTCTCCACCCACGCCAACCAGAGCCTCCTCATCAACAAGACGCTCCTTGGCTACCTCAACTCCGATGACTCCTCCGTCCGCTCGCGCCTCATCCTTTCGCTGCCGCAGCTCGATCTTCCCCCTGACCTCTTCGCCGACACGAAATCCCGCGTCGCGGCGCTCGCAGCCAACGAGCAGGAGAGCCTGCAGGTCATCAATGCGGCCAAGGCCGTCACTCCCTGCTGGGATAGACCGCACATGACCACCCCCTGCCCGATCTATCAGTAACCTACTTGCCCGGAACCTCCGGCAACGGCGCGATTCCGCCACCCTGCCCCGAAACCGGCATCTGTACCTGCCCGCTCCGGTTTACCTGTTCCGGCAGCTTCTCTCCCGGTTTGCGCAGCGAGGGGGGAGCTGCGGCAGGTTTATCCGGATCGGGCTTCACATCCCCCTCGGCGATCTCCCGCGTCAGCCCAGGATCGACGTACCCGGCTACCTCCGTCCGGTCGTGCACCTCAATCGACTTCCCCATCTCCGCGATCTTTACCAGCGTCACCTTATCGCCTTCAAAACGAACGAACCGGATCGTCTGCGGCGCGTGCCCGTACATCCACTCCTCGTATTTGATACCGCTGCCGTCGGTGCCGCCGTGCTCCCGAAGCTTGTTCTCGGGAGGCCCCAGAGCCGCCAGCACCATGCGCCGATTCATCCCCACCAGTACCTCGTGCGAGGCAATCGCGTTCTTCATCGGGGCCGGAAGCGTATCCGCGTAGGCCTGCTCGCCGGTCTTGACGCCGAAGTCGAGCACCGGCTCCAGCAGCGCCTTCACCTCGGGAGCCGAGACCTCCGGCACACCGCCCTCAAAGATCAGCGTGACCCGCGCTCCAGTCGCCCGCACATCGAAGTTCGAGGCCAGCGGCATGTCGTTGATCTGAATATGCCGCAGAAAACGGTGTTTCACATAAGGGCCGCCGTTCAGGTCGATGACGATCCGGTCGCCCTTGATCTCAAGCCCCGTAACGACGATGCGATCTCCCGGCCCCGCCGACTGCCCCTTCTCATAGAGAACATGCCTGTACTCATCGCCGCCCGGCGTCAGCTTTCCGTTGGCGATCAGGGTCAGCCCGGAGGCTCCCAGGGGCAGCGCGCGATGCGCAAAGCCCTGCTCGGCTTCGAAATTACGGATCAACTCCCTGCGACCGCGCTCGGTCATGCCGGTCTCGGGCAATGCTACACGGGTGGGGGTGAACTCGGTGCTGACGTCGGCCATCGCAGTCTTCTCGCCCACCGTGAAGACCTGCGCCCGGGTTGATGCAGCGGTAAAAAAAGTGCAAATTGCCGTGAGAGGAAGAACAGCCGATCTAAAGGTGAATCCGCGCGTCAGGTCTCCCATGTCCGCACCTCAGATTTGCAAACAGCTTGCGCCTGTTCCGCCGTTTTAGCAACTGCTTGTTTGCAAATTTACGAGAGCGGTTCATCCTCGACCGACCGCCCCTGAGGCGTAGCCGGAAGAATCTGCACCAGCGGCGGAGGAGCCGCCGCTGCCTGCTTCTCCATCGCGGCGTGCGCGGGCGGAGGAGCCACCGTCACCTCATATCCACCGGCGACGATCGGGGCATGGGTGTACTCCCACGCGTACCAGCGCGTCAGCCGAAAGACCACCGCAAAACCCGCTGCCATTACCAGCAGGGTAAATCTCGCGCCGTCCACACCAAACGATCCCCCGCCCAGCCAGAGCGGCCCGGTCGCGAAGGTCGCCATCACGGAGGTGAACTCGGTATGCCCAGCCATCGGCAGCCCAAGCACC
This is a stretch of genomic DNA from Granulicella sp. WH15. It encodes these proteins:
- the pdxT gene encoding pyridoxal 5'-phosphate synthase glutaminase subunit PdxT — encoded protein: MSNTPLIIGVLALQGAYDIHAQRLRELGAEARLIRKPEELTGLDGLIIPGGESTTFLKHLERAGFYDTLNAFVRTHPTFGTCAGCILLAKEVSNPAQQSFGVLDIAVERNAYGRQNDSAILTEPTKLPGGPLEMVFIRAPRISRIGAEVETLATRNGDPTLVRQGHLLAATFHPELSADPRVHQLFLDLIRQNTR
- a CDS encoding sigma-54 dependent transcriptional regulator, with the protein product MSATAIAPIAASATTDVLTRLLIIDDEPSIRESLETLLTLEGFSVTLAQDGATGLDLLSRSEYDLLLLDLALPGESGIDLLPRITQMHPQLPVIMITAFGTVGNVVDAIRAGAENFVQKPWDNEKLLADIRTAIARHRAEAEVVQLKRALKKRYNFENIVGKSEPMLRLFDTVAQVAPSRSTILIQGESGTGKELIAKAIHQNSPRRDKPFIPVNTGAVPSELLESTLFGHVKGAFTSAITSKKGLFEVANGGTLFLDEIGTMSMDMQAKILRVLQDRRFMHLGGTSEIQVDVRIVAATNVNLQQAVRDGRFREDLFYRLNVICLELPALRSRREDIPLLCAHFLNFYAEENGTTVPTLSPEALRILMDYEWPGNVRELENCMERGVVLCTTGVITPDLLPAQLTGSTYSATLLDHRPDASLFDLMEEIERRIISDRMERCHWNQTEAAEYFKIPLSTLNQKIKRLNVEIKKRPRD
- a CDS encoding ATP-binding protein; translation: MKNAVQSRILAVVLAAVTLAACVLAGLNLAQESSYEEPTDGIWWVEATGGLCAQQVPADSPGQRAGIRAGDVLQSVDEIPTPRLAPLMREIYHMGSWSHATYTIARNPQRCQIGPHSTRLDIQVILEPTDRSINQGLRLIALVYLLIGLYVLFRRWTAPKSVHFYVFCLVSFVLYSFKFTSKFDTLDQFIYWSNIIATALQPALFLHFAVSFSESADPRRLTGRRILTGLLYLPAVYLVGLHFTAIRYWSATELLKHRIDKIDYAYMAFYYVVAAILFFLRSRYTESTLQRQQLKWLTRGTLVVAVPFTLLYVLPFLLDLTVPTLFANIVRLSFVVLPLTFSWAIVRYRLMDVDLIFKRGVTYTLATAALAGLYFGIVAVSAETVHSRLQNTKAQSHDVWGLLAAIVATALIFEPLKKAIQARVDRVFDQKRFDYRETLVDFGRSLNSQTDLRALVDSIVERLPQTLLVTRVAVFLTPEDDSSQRLQLAASHGLGNLHAAELESLDLGFLDFDAPDANTHIFLENPQQVLRLPDSERHAAARLDLNYYLPCRVANRQGPGTRTVAIIGLGRTTGGDFLSSEDMEVLESLAGYIGIAIQNAQLYRRLEQKINDFERLTDFNQNIVESIDIGILAVDLDDNIESWNTRMEVMFARPRAEALRRPLSEIFSAEFLSRFDAARDEHGTHTLYKFRLALPNGESRIANIAIAPLVTKSFQTIGRIILVDDITDRIELENQLTQSEKLSSIGLLAAGVAHEVNTPLAVISSYTQMLTKQLRDDTRLAPVLEKITQQTFRASEIVNGLLNFSRTSGTEFTSIDLNQLLRDSSILLEHQFKTAQIHVGLHLSSTLPLVQGNQGKLQQVILNLLLNAKDSMQGVRTAALTVSTQAEAGRAVVLIRDTGTGIAREHLHRIFDPFFTTKTNPQAGQHKGTGLGLAVSYGILQEHSGKISVESELGIGTTFRLEFPASVPVADPTAAATPVGAP
- a CDS encoding alpha/beta fold hydrolase, producing MVEGMRVHYRRAGSGPALLLVHGLVGSAGNWNQNIDFLSKSATVYAVDLFNMGESERVPGLDASLEATADRLADCMDALGLADADVAGHSHGGAIVMMLAARHPERVRRLVLFAPANPFCDLGKQLISFYRTPVGGWFARRIPSLPRKLHATALSRMYGDPNRVAEGALEGYTNWLDATMVEHVLRIVRGWGEDMSSLLRVLDAVAVIPTLLIWGDRDRAVGLASAQRLRELLPEARLMVLPGVGHLPFAEQPEICNPAVRDWLRS